A single Argentina anserina chromosome 7, drPotAnse1.1, whole genome shotgun sequence DNA region contains:
- the LOC126804053 gene encoding structural maintenance of chromosomes flexible hinge domain-containing protein GMI1 → MDKEYNFQILLPNGTTVRLKFYNPEPKMPFRDFIQRVEKEYVRAWKQSGSVKRKREVNWKGGSFLLVDADDMKIQNVVNFKNFKQQECHILRLQDGLEDITTTFENMWDLTPDTDLIKELPQEYTFETALADLIDNSLQAVWSSEVSYKHISVDIDDDMISIFDTGPGMDGSNENSIVKWGKMGASLHRSYKEQAIGVKPPYLKPFFGMFGYGGPIASMQLGRCALVSSKKKDSKKVYTLSLDRDALLSSNWKTGGSMRDPEEDEMRRTPHGSFTKVEISEPKSKVDVHQLRCKLKDIYFPYIQYDEDAKSGKTQMPVKFEVNGVNLTEIAGGEIATTNVHSCNGPEFVLQLQFSCKQDNMRKHRSPNLKTYRKANARLKCVYFPIEKGKENIDKIVEKLGTRENFETFSRVSIRRLGRLLPDARWGLLPFMDMKQKRGTLAQLLKRCCMRVKCFIETDAGFNPTRSKTDLAQHCPFTTALRNFGDKPLENENDIKVQIYKDGNLLNPLQLKKEYEDWLIQMHRYDDDEADCGEDQPVFVVSPANKKALRISSEVARVHKSIMRNGRTWSCGQRIKILKGACAGVHNNNVYATIEYFLLEGLQDESGGEARILCRPSSLPDEKGCLLSVNNGETNLDMGGSLSIPLSVIDAGKCIAVDKTEWDIHIEKRRQKSPSTIELLGAEQCQELEVNGALVDARAGKSPPEEVVAIVRPGNYVSSSSSKSLDQKYIVKSNLEMTMKVNFKGDADERPNVSHIYSERVGPKSLKGIQGLYVFSVKHKLNGFYRSAGVYTFSFHLNESDCKSSERSVQIKPSSKVGKWVLLNDDQLTLHRVRVGSVFPPLSIACLDEFGNRIRFATVKVAVKVQTNEGLLLFHVEKFTPEFSEHTLTVKDMLMESSELDKLRPTYGATLVVCRSDDKFSVSVPCEVNPGPLWNVMASPIFENQVLPGYTIQEFILEMFDQYGNHVIEGTQVQLNVEGLSIQDRLGTARTVDRHGCIDLGGLLKVTAGYEKSVSISIYSGNNVLLNLQSQTEKRMLRIATKVPDACVAGTQLENLVFEVVNSDGVVDATIHHEEKSGQLHMLTIKDDSSFMEESLRFTFNHGRCTVPTIFVPEVEESFNFVAAHSCYPELHLNIKVPVVQALKEKYDHLLTEEEKHDGSPTPWEVSPLQEFLQPVGNLMVPKVDQQEFQSPCNRPCSYGNTSLLPDSSGLQQLVNLKEQLVYSKNTMDKHGTRIGDMEKKLETLKEMKEKATQELYKLQGCIGSYKKHLINHIESMPHTAAAIICALSREVSFEESSNHFMGDVIGLVALLGTVCTSNLSRILAEYLGKDQMLAIVCKSFEAAGALEKFVQSDHKEVDSMYPFCNPALLQKNPTHGRSFVICLEDIRPYTGELDLSDPQRKLALPDPVLPSGMVPDGFLGYAVNMVDLDCHHLQMLTSAGHGLRETVLYCLFGQLQVYKTREDMVAARASIKHGAVSLDGGIMKQNGLTSFGVGDIEICFPVAESRELSTSINAVEVEMQIEEKKSTLTDINRCIQTVHKFHRKAKKKFEKAKKLGHKLLEDIRSSQEQSPSPKKEGRQLVNTSSSQSS, encoded by the exons ATGGATAAGGAATATAACTTCCAAATCCTTTTACCAAATGGCACAACCGTTCGTTTGAAATTTTACAACCCTGAGCCGAAAATGCCATTCAGAGATTTTATTCAAAGAGTGGAAAAGGAATATGTCCGCGCTTGGAAACAATCAGGTTCAGTGAAGCGGAAGCGGGAAGTTAACTGGAAAGGCGGCAGCTTTCTTCTTGTAGATGCTGATGATATGAAGATACAAAATGTAGTGAATTTCAAGAACTTCAAGCAACAAGAGTGTCACATCTTAAGGCTTCAA GACGGTCTTGAGGATATCACTACTACTTTTGAG AACATGTGGGATTTGACGCCTGATACTGATTTAATTAAGGAACTACCACAAGAGTATACGTTTGAGACTGCTCTGGCAGATTTGATT GACAATTCCCTGCAAGCTGTATGGTCAAGTGAAGTGAGTTATAAACATATAAG TGTGGATATTGACGATGATATGATCTCCATATTTGACACTGGCCCAGGGATGGATGGAAGTAATGAAAACTCAATAGTGAAGTG GGGAAAGATGGGTGCTTCACTTCACAGGTCTTATAAGGAACAGGCAATAGGGGTTAAACCTCCTTACCTAAAG CCCTTTTTTGGAATGTTTGGATATGGTGGACCTATAGCGTCCATGCAGTTGGGGAG GTGTGCATTAGTTTCATCTAAGAAAAAGGATTCCAAGAAAGTGTATACCTTGAGTCTTGATAGAGATGCTTTACTCAGTTCTAATTGGAAG ACTGGTGGTAGCATGAGGGATCCTGAAGAAGATGAGATGAGAAGAACACCACATGGAAGCTTCACTAAG GTTGAAATCTCTGAACCTAAATCAAAAGTAGATGTACATCAACTCCGGTGCAAGCTGAAGGATATATATTTCCCATATATTCAG TATGATGAAGATGCAAAATCAGGGAAAACTCAGATGCCAGTCAAGTTTGAG GTCAATGGTGTTAATTTGACTGAGATTGCCGGTGGTGAGATAGCAACGACCAACGTGCATTCCTGCAATGGTCCTGAATTTGTTTTACAGCTTCAGTTCTCTTGTAAGCAAGATAATATGAGAAAACACAGATCTCCTA ATTTAAAGACTTATCGCAAAGCTAATGCTCGCCTGAAGTGCGTCTATTTTCCAATTGAAAAG GGAAAGGAGAACATTGACAAAATTGTGGAGAAATTAGGGACCAGAGAAAACTTTGAGACCTTTAGTCGTGTCTCTATTCGGAGGCTTGGCCGCCTGCTTCCCGATGCTCGTTGG GGCTTGCTTCCTTTCATGGATATGAAGCAAAAAAGAGGAACCTTGGCACAATTGCTGAAAAGATGTTGCATGAGAGTTAAATGCTTCATAG AGACTGATGCTGGCTTCAATCCAACAAGATCGAAG ACTGATTTAGCTCAACATTGTCCTTTCACAACTGCATTGAGAAATTTTGGCGATAAGCCTCTTGAGAATGAGAATG ACATCAAAgttcaaatatataaagatGGAAACCTTCTAAATCCTTTGCAATTAAAGAAGGAATATGAGGACTGGTTAATTCAGATGCATAGATACGATGACGATGAAGCTGACTGTGGTGAAGACCAACCTGTCTTTGTTGTAAGTCCTGCAAACAAAAAGGCACTTCGTATATCATCTGAAG TCGCAAGGGTGCATAAATCCATAATGAGGAATGGAAGGACCTGGAGTTGTGGTCAAAGAATTAAAATACTCAAGGGAGCATGTGCTGGGGTTCATAACAACAATGTCTACGCCACGATTGAGTATTTTTTGCTTGAAGGTCTCCAAGATGAGTCTGGTG GTGAGGCTCGCATTTTATGCAG GCCTTCAAGTCTTCCAGATGAAAAGGGTTGCCTCCTTTCAGTCAATAATGGGGAGACTAATTTGGATATGGGTGGATCCTTGTCTATACCACTAAGTGTGATTGACGCCGGAAAG TGCATAGCTGTTGATAAAACAGAGTGGGATATCCATATTGAGAAACGACGCCAGAAATCTCCTTCTACAATTGAACTTCTTGGTGCTGAACAATGCCAAGAGTTGGAGGTTAATGGG GCATTAGTGGATGCTCGAGCTGGAAAAAGTCCTCCAGAAGAAGTAGTGGCTATTGTTCGACCTGGAAATTATGTCAGTTCCAGTTCTTCAAAAAGCCTGGATCAGAAGTACATAGTCAAGAGTAATTTAGAAATGACTATGAAAGTCAACTTTAAAGGCGATGCCGATGAACGTCCGAATGTTAGTCATATATACTCAGAGCGGGTAGGACCTAAGTCACTTAAGGGAATTCAAGGGTTATATGTTTTTTCCGTCAAACACAAGCTGAATGGTTTCTATCGAAGTGCTGGTGTCTATACGTTCTCATTTCATCTT AATGAGTCAGACTGTAAGAGTTCTGAGAGAAGTGTACAAATCAAGCCATCTTCCAAGGTTGGAAAGTGGGTCCTTCTAAACGATGATCAGCTTACACTGCATAGAGTGAG AGTTGGTTCAGTATTTCCACCTCTCTCGATAGCATGTCTTGATGAATTTGGCAATCGAATTCGGTTTGCTACTGTGAAAGTCGCTGTGAAAGTTCAGACAAATGAGGGATTGCTGCTTTTCCATGTAGAAAAATTCACACCAGAATTTTCAGAACATACTTTGACTGTGAAG GATATGCTGATGGAGAGCAGTGAATTAGACAAACTTCGACCTACATATGGAGCGACTTTAGTTGTATGTAGAAGTGATGATAAATTTTCAGTTTCGGTTCCATGTGAAG TTAATCCTGGACCTCTATGGAATGTCATGGCCAGTCCTATTTTTGAAAATCAAGTGCTTCCAGGTTACACTATTCAGGAGTTTATCCTAGAG ATGTTTGATCAATATGGCAATCATGTAATAGAAGGCACTCAAGTTCAATTGAATGTGGAGGGGTTATCTATTCAAGATCGACTAGGTACAGCACGCACG GTTGACCGTCATGGATGCATTGACCTTGGTGGCCTGTTGAAAGTAACTGCAGGTTATGAGAAAAGTG TTTCAATCTCTATTTATTCGGGCAATAATGTTTTACTTAATCTTCAGTCTCAAACTGAGAAAAGGATGTTGAGAATTGCAACAAAG GTTCCTGATGCGTGTGTGGCCGGTACTCAATTGGAAAACTTGGTTTTCGAAGTTGTCAATTCTGATGGTGTTGTCGATGCTACTATTCATCATGAAGAGAAAAGTGGCCAGTTACATATGCTTACAATAAAGGATGACTCATCATTTATGGAGGAATCCCTTCGTTTCACATTCAATCATGGTCGGTGCACTGTACCAACTATTTTTGTTCCTGAAGTCGAAGAGAGCTTTAACTTTGTAGCTGCTCATTCATGTTATCCAGAACTGCATCTGAATATAAAG GTTCCTGTAGTGCAAGCTCTAAAGGAGAAATATGATCATCTGCTCACTGAAGAAGAGAAGCACGATGGGTCTCCAACTCCGTGGGAGGTTTCTCCGCTCCAAGAATTTCTGCAGCCAGTTGGAAACTTGATG GTTCCAAAAGTGGATCAACAAGAGTTTCAATCCCCGTGTAACCGGCCGTGTTCATATGGAAACACATCGCTTCTTCCAGATTCTTCTGGCCTTCAGCAATTAGTAAACCTCAAG GAACAACTGGTATATAGTAAGAATACTATGGACAAACATGGAACACGCATTGGAGatatggaaaaaaaattggagactctaaaggaaatgaaagaaaaagctACGCAAGAGCTCTATAAATTGCAAG GGTGTATTGGATCATACAAAAAGCATTTGATAAACCACATAGAAAGCATGCCACACACTGCAGCTGCTATCATCTGTGCTCTGTCTAGAGAAGTTTCATTTGAAGAGTCGAGCAATCATTTCATGGGAGATGTGATTGGATTGGTTGCTCTACTTGGTACTGTTTGCACTAGTAATCTTAGCAG GATATTGGCTGAATACTTAGGTAAAGATCAGATGCTTGCCATTGTCTGTAAATCCTTTGAAGCTGCTGGTGCTCTTGAGAAGTTTGTACAGAGTGACCACAAGGAAGTTGATTCTATGTATCCATTCTGTAATCCGGCTCTACTTCAGAAGAACCCTACACATGGTCGATCTTTTGTTATATGTCTGGAAGACATAAG GCCTTACACTGGTGAACTTGACCTTAGTGACCCTCAAAGGAAACTAGCATTGCCAGATCCAGTCTTGCCAAGTGGAATGGTTCCGGATGGTTTCTTAGGATATGCAGTCAATATGGTTGACCTGGATTGCCATCATTTACAGATGCTGACATCTGCAGGCCATGGTCTCAGGGAAACTGTATTATACTGTCTTTTCGGTCAGCTGCAAGTGTACAAAACCAGGGAAGATATGGTGGCTGCTCGTGCTTCTATTAAACATGGTGCAGTTTCTCTGGATGGAGGAATTATGAAACAGAATGGATTAACTTCTTTTGGAGTCGG GGACATTGAAATATGTTTTCCAGTAGCAGAAAGTCGGGAGCTTTCCACATCAATAAATGCTGTTGAAGTGGAGATGCAGATTGAGGAGAAGAAGTCAACTTTGACAGATATCAATAGGTGTATCCAAACAGTGCACAAATTCCATCGGAaagcaaaaaagaaatttgaGAAGGCAAAGAAGTTGGGACATAAGCTTTTGGAGGACATCCGGTCAAGCCAAGAGCAGTCTCCCAGTCCAAAGAAAGAAGGGAGACAGCTCGTAAACACTAGCAGCTCTCAAAGTTCATAA
- the LOC126804065 gene encoding protein DEFECTIVE IN MERISTEM SILENCING 3-like, with the protein MFQSNHNNNNQLPAKSLPIQDASALMQVDKKEASVVVMEEKQNRGFMQAESIIIYTKRLQDDLHVMGLKIKHHEENMKLLKSQKNKLEESILDLQVMLGKFHSSTTPTAANGNHSLEETTEKILQCKKSAAGILWQLKAHHENQAVDLPLIKDVVGIVAMLGKVDDDNLSRLLSEFLGLETMLAVVCKTYHGVKALELYDNEGRINLNSGVHGLGTSIGRKLEGRFLVICLENLRPYAGEFVHNDAQRRLDILKPRFPNGELPPGFLGYAVNMINVDSTNLFCLTASGHGLRETLYYSLFSRLQVYKTRADIVCALPCITDGAISLDGGMIRTTGVFSLGNREDVDVKFPKSSVTSGLPDSYLESQRQINEMKWRKEKMEEDLKREKVLRDDAKFNFDKKKKEFLKFLADSSSYATQASQHQIPMAQNRFTSS; encoded by the exons ATGTTTCAATCCaaccacaacaacaacaaccag CTTCCAGCTAAGTCATTACCTATTCAAGATGCATCAGCACTCATGCAAGTGGATAAAAAAGAAGCCAGCGTAGTCGTGATGGAGGAAAAGCAAAACAGAGGATTTATGCAAGCAGAGTCCATCATCATCTACACTAAG AGACTTCAAGATGATTTGCATGTGATGGGGTTGAAAATAAAACATCATGAGGAGAACATGAAACTACTGAAGTCTCagaaaaacaaattagaaGAATCTATTCTTGATCTGCAAG TTATGTTAGGGAAGTTCCATTCCTCGACCACACCTACTGCTGCAAATGGTAATCACAGTCTGGAGGAAACAACTGAAAAGATTCTGCAGTGCAAGAAGTCAGCTGCAGGCATCTTATGGCAGCTGAAAGCTCATCATGAAAATCAGGCTGTGGATCTTCCCCTGATCAAGGATGTTGTGGGTATTGTTGCTATGCTGGGCAAAGTAGATGATGATAATCTTAGCAG GCTTTTATCAGAGTTCTTGGGACTGGAAACTATGCTGGCAGTTGTCTGCAAGACATATCATGGTGTCAAAGCTCTTGAATTATATGACAATGAAGGTCGCATAAACCTAAATTCTGGTGTTCATGGGCTTGGTACTTCTATTGGGAGGAAACTGGAAGGTCGGTTTCTGGTCATATGCCTTGAAAATTTAAG ACCATATGCTGGTGAGTTTGTGCATAATGACGCCCAAAGGAGGCTTGATATTCTAAAGCCAAGGTTTCCTAATGGGGAGTTGCCACCTGGTTTTCTTGGCTATGCTGTAAATATGATCAATGTGGATAGCACAAATTTATTTTGTCTCACAGCCAGTGGACATGGTCTACGAGAGACTCTTTATTATAGCCTCTTTTCTCGCTTGCAAGTGTACAAAACAAGAGCAGATATAGTATGTGCTCTTCCTTGTATAACTGATGGAGCCATTTCTTTAGATGGTGGGATGATACGGACGACTGGTGTGTTTTCCCTTGGCAACAG GGAAGATGTAGATGTGAAGTTTCCTAAGTCCTCTGTCACATCAGGCTTGCCTGATAGCTATCTAGAATCACAAAGACAAATCAATGAGATGAAAtggagaaaagagaaaatggAGGAAGATTTGAAGAGAGAAAAGGTACTACGGGACGATGCAAAGTTTAATTTtgacaaaaagaagaaagagttTCTGAAGTTCCTGGCTGACAGTTCGTCGTATGCAACTCAGGCATCTCAG CATCAAATTCCGATGGCGCAGAATAGGTTTACCTCAAGCTAA
- the LOC126804075 gene encoding uncharacterized protein LOC126804075 produces the protein MAGQAAKSVAKAIGEYQYPWREKLVKYKSELSKGVWGYWHLGAWKASEISARHRARLRKEVLLAGQDWPYDPERKEMRTKRKGHKVDRIAAEKRENTARLMEKMPDLLLQYKKRRWEKKMKEEDKAKP, from the coding sequence ATGGCAGGCCAGGCTGCAAAGTCAGTTGCAAAGGCAATTGGGGAGTACCAGTACCCATGGCGCGAGAAGTTGGTAAAATACAAGAGTGAGCTATCCAAGGGTGTTTGGGGTTATTGGCATCTAGGGGCTTGGAAGGCGTCTGAAATTAGTGCTCGTCATCGAGCTAGACTTCGGAAGGAAGTCCTCCTTGCAGGACAGGATTGGCCATATGATCCAGAGAGGAAAGAGATGAGGACAAAGAGGAAGGGGCACAAAGTTGACAGGATAGCTGCTGAGAAACGGGAGAACACTGCCAGGTTGATGGAGAAGATGCCTGACCTGTTGCTTCAGTACAAGAAGCGCAGAtgggagaagaagatgaaggaaGAAGACAAGGCCAAGCCCTGA